A genome region from Clostridiales bacterium includes the following:
- the larB gene encoding nickel pincer cofactor biosynthesis protein LarB — MELDRLTRLLEDVASGSLTAADAADRLSALPFSDLGDVKIDHHRAVRCGFVEVVLCEGKSDRQVRNAGREILEHGDVFLGTRANASHYQSLAQVAADARYFEQARLIVVDRRKSRPAEGHIVVATGGTADTPVAEEAAISAEVMGNRVTRLYDVGVAGVHRLLAHEEVLRSARVIIVVAGMEGALPSLVTGLVSVPVVAVPTSIGYGASFSGLAPLLGMLNACASGMAVVNIDNGFGAAVMANRINRLHQLIPTPCDECA; from the coding sequence ATGGAGTTAGACCGCCTCACCCGATTGCTCGAAGATGTCGCCTCCGGATCGCTGACTGCCGCCGACGCGGCTGACCGCCTCTCTGCACTTCCCTTCTCAGATCTCGGCGACGTGAAGATCGATCACCACCGCGCGGTACGGTGCGGGTTTGTCGAAGTCGTGCTCTGTGAGGGGAAGAGTGACCGCCAGGTCAGAAACGCCGGCCGAGAGATACTCGAGCACGGCGATGTCTTTCTCGGCACGCGTGCCAACGCGTCGCACTACCAGTCACTCGCGCAGGTCGCAGCGGACGCTCGCTACTTCGAACAGGCCCGCCTCATCGTCGTGGACCGCCGCAAGAGCCGTCCCGCCGAAGGTCACATCGTCGTCGCCACGGGCGGGACCGCAGACACGCCGGTGGCCGAGGAGGCCGCCATCTCCGCCGAGGTCATGGGCAACCGTGTCACCCGCCTCTATGACGTGGGGGTCGCCGGCGTCCACCGCCTGCTCGCTCACGAAGAGGTGTTGCGCAGCGCCCGCGTCATCATCGTGGTGGCGGGGATGGAAGGGGCGCTCCCATCTCTCGTGACCGGACTGGTCAGTGTGCCAGTGGTTGCGGTGCCCACATCGATCGGCTACGGCGCGAGCTTTTCGGGACTCGCCCCGCTGCTCGGCATGTTGAACGCGTGCGCTTCCGGGATGGCGGTCGTCAATATCGACAACGGCTTCGGCGCCGCGGTGATGGCCAACCGGATCAACCGGTTGCATCAGCTCATCCCGACGCCTTGCGACGAGTGCGCATGA